In a genomic window of Staphylococcus taiwanensis:
- the rarD gene encoding EamA family transporter RarD, whose amino-acid sequence MNSNTEFKKGILYALGAYVLWGILPIYWKLIGGVSAFEILAYRIVLSMIFMILMIVVLKKSQTFKRDLQHLFSHPIELVVIIIAGYVITINWGTFIWAVSNGHVLQSSLGYYINPLVSILLAFIFLKERFNKFESLAIVFAAIGVLYMTIRVGEFPVISLMLAFSFGIYGLLKKIVKIEAISSIAIECIVTAPAGLIYMIYLWKTGTSSVGMNMDTFWLLFSGAVTAIPLILFSAGAKRIPLSLTGFIQYVGPTIMFFLGIFVFKEAFDAHQLITFILIWIGIVLYSISQYVKMKRNPRPE is encoded by the coding sequence ATGAATTCGAATACTGAATTTAAAAAAGGGATTCTTTATGCGTTAGGGGCGTATGTACTATGGGGAATCTTACCAATTTATTGGAAATTAATTGGTGGGGTTAGTGCCTTTGAAATCTTAGCGTATCGTATTGTTTTGTCTATGATCTTTATGATTTTAATGATTGTAGTATTGAAGAAATCCCAAACGTTTAAACGTGATTTACAGCATCTATTCTCACATCCAATTGAACTTGTCGTCATTATTATTGCTGGCTATGTCATCACGATTAACTGGGGTACATTCATCTGGGCTGTATCAAACGGTCACGTGCTACAGTCTAGTCTTGGCTATTATATCAATCCATTAGTCAGTATATTATTGGCGTTCATTTTCCTAAAAGAAAGATTCAATAAGTTTGAATCTCTAGCAATTGTGTTTGCAGCTATTGGGGTACTGTATATGACAATTCGTGTTGGAGAATTTCCAGTTATCTCATTAATGCTTGCTTTCTCATTCGGCATCTATGGATTGCTGAAGAAAATTGTTAAAATCGAGGCTATTAGTAGTATTGCGATTGAATGTATTGTTACAGCGCCAGCCGGTTTAATTTATATGATTTATTTATGGAAGACGGGAACATCTTCAGTAGGGATGAATATGGATACCTTCTGGTTACTATTCTCAGGGGCAGTAACAGCCATTCCGTTAATTCTATTCTCAGCCGGTGCCAAACGTATTCCATTATCTCTAACAGGATTTATTCAATACGTTGGGCCAACGATTATGTTCTTCCTAGGTATCTTTGTATTTAAAGAAGCATTTGATGCGCATCAATTAATTACATTTATCTTAATTTGGATTGGTATTGTTCTGTATAGCATTTCTCAATACGTGAAAATGAAACGCAATCCAAGACCTGAATAA
- a CDS encoding CDP-glycerol glycerophosphotransferase family protein, with product MQTIKQDGSILHIYFENPTNKIEKLYIKNEFDSLTLESANEDLHFEIDLNEVAEKFIQYENKKIYIIVEESTPILTTQRNLKVTNNQSEVLGLNEVLVDAIEDIKIQPYITRNGYLHLSLEALDLNKTYFSRRHIDNMKINNNEAFIKGQFAILNSTLENVQLLIKTRLTDREKFANIHLEKINQTNNTSTYNFSVDIYKDLIDFMKYEYKSEDIIDIYLSIKVKESSEHLRTKIGNPRILAEKLLKGEIITEFNGNIVSLTPYFTMKGRNLSFRINTYDINSYLTYVDELKRPKRPNFLKKEKQKVWVIGEKSYKAQDNGYHFFKYMRTHHPDKPVYYIIEKDSNEAKNVLPFGNVIFYNSAEHFKIMLKADYICTTHHPELIYPTTSDIYTRKIKAIKVFLQHGVLGTKNLSNINGNQLKDFNVDLFITSSDREKEIVVRDLNFFSNQVAVTGLARFDELFNPNVEVKNQILIIPTWRDWLTSIDRLQTSEYLKRMNDLLHSQKLKELANKGTNIIFCLHPNMQPFIDYFDVPDYVTRIKQGDTDVQKLIKESKLMITDYSSVGFDFSFLNKPVIYYQFDRNEFLGKEASHIDIEKELPGIIVNSQDKLERELDYLQEKHFVIDDSLKKRIDQFIEYKDQNNCERIFDAITSFKETSKVKSKMKYDILSQHALKRFRKNKKYFKVMDAFNTGLTRLLPVKEDLIVFESNVGKLVSDNPKFIYDELKKYNKKYQIVWATNTLYPFNDPNVKTVKRLSPEYFYYLSRAKYWVNNQNFPHYVNKHKDTIYIQTWHGTPLKKMLNDVETFQGRDENYKNRVNQAIKHWDYLISPSPYASKCFKSAFDFHKEILEVGYPRNDVFYNTENKAIDEKKKLIKQKLGIEGNKKIILYAPTFRDDEINKAKKHIINLKLDLQKLKESIGDEYILILRPHIIISNALKLSESLKEFVVDGTKYPEISDLYLITDICITDYSSVMFDFANTKKPLLFFTYDLDFYKNKLRGFYFDFEKEAPGPLIKTNDGLIEAIKNIDNVQETYSDKYQAFYNRFCTFEKGTASKTIVEKFFKQD from the coding sequence TTGCAAACTATTAAGCAAGATGGATCAATATTGCATATCTATTTTGAGAATCCTACAAATAAGATTGAAAAACTATACATAAAAAACGAATTTGATTCACTCACTTTAGAAAGTGCTAATGAAGATTTACATTTTGAAATAGATTTAAATGAAGTTGCAGAGAAGTTTATTCAATATGAAAATAAAAAAATATACATCATCGTAGAAGAATCAACGCCGATTTTAACAACGCAACGTAACTTGAAAGTTACGAATAACCAGTCTGAAGTTTTAGGCTTAAATGAAGTGTTAGTTGATGCTATTGAGGATATTAAAATACAACCCTATATCACTCGAAATGGCTATTTACATTTATCGTTAGAAGCGTTGGATTTAAATAAAACATATTTTTCAAGAAGACACATTGATAATATGAAAATAAACAATAATGAAGCGTTCATAAAAGGCCAGTTTGCAATACTTAATTCGACACTTGAAAATGTGCAACTATTAATAAAAACGAGACTGACTGATAGAGAAAAATTCGCAAACATTCATCTTGAAAAAATTAATCAAACGAATAATACATCTACTTATAATTTTTCGGTAGATATCTACAAAGATTTGATAGACTTCATGAAGTATGAATATAAAAGTGAGGACATCATAGATATTTACTTAAGTATAAAAGTAAAAGAATCATCGGAGCATCTAAGAACAAAAATTGGAAATCCTAGAATATTGGCGGAAAAGCTATTAAAAGGGGAAATCATCACTGAGTTCAACGGTAACATAGTGTCACTTACGCCTTATTTCACTATGAAAGGCCGTAATTTATCTTTTAGAATTAATACATATGATATCAATAGTTATTTAACCTATGTGGATGAATTAAAAAGACCAAAGCGTCCTAACTTTTTGAAAAAAGAAAAACAAAAAGTGTGGGTTATTGGTGAAAAATCTTATAAAGCACAGGACAATGGATATCACTTCTTTAAATATATGAGAACGCACCATCCAGATAAACCTGTGTATTATATTATCGAGAAAGACTCTAATGAAGCTAAAAATGTTTTGCCTTTTGGAAATGTCATATTCTATAATTCAGCAGAACATTTTAAAATCATGCTTAAAGCAGATTACATCTGTACTACGCATCATCCAGAATTAATCTATCCTACAACAAGTGACATTTATACGCGTAAAATAAAAGCCATTAAAGTATTTTTACAGCATGGGGTTCTAGGTACAAAGAATTTAAGCAACATTAACGGTAATCAATTAAAAGATTTTAATGTTGATTTATTTATCACGAGTTCTGACAGAGAGAAAGAAATCGTTGTAAGAGATTTGAATTTCTTCAGTAATCAAGTTGCTGTTACAGGACTAGCAAGATTTGATGAATTGTTTAATCCTAATGTAGAAGTGAAAAATCAAATCTTAATTATTCCAACATGGAGAGACTGGCTAACAAGTATTGATAGATTACAAACATCGGAATATTTAAAACGAATGAACGATTTACTTCACAGTCAGAAATTAAAAGAATTAGCTAACAAAGGGACTAACATTATTTTTTGTTTACATCCTAATATGCAACCTTTTATTGATTATTTTGATGTTCCAGACTACGTTACGCGTATTAAGCAAGGAGACACAGATGTTCAGAAATTAATAAAAGAAAGCAAATTAATGATTACGGATTATTCAAGTGTTGGTTTTGATTTTAGTTTCTTAAATAAACCAGTCATCTATTATCAATTTGATAGAAATGAATTTTTAGGAAAAGAAGCGTCTCACATTGATATCGAAAAAGAATTACCAGGCATCATTGTCAATTCTCAAGATAAATTAGAAAGAGAACTCGATTATTTACAGGAGAAACACTTTGTTATTGATGACTCATTAAAGAAACGTATTGATCAATTTATTGAATATAAAGATCAAAACAATTGTGAGCGCATATTTGATGCAATTACTAGCTTTAAAGAGACTAGTAAAGTGAAAAGTAAAATGAAGTATGACATTCTTTCACAACATGCACTTAAACGTTTTAGAAAGAATAAAAAATATTTTAAAGTAATGGATGCATTTAATACTGGATTAACACGCTTATTACCTGTAAAAGAAGATTTAATTGTGTTTGAAAGTAATGTAGGAAAATTAGTGAGTGATAATCCGAAATTTATATATGATGAATTAAAAAAATATAATAAAAAATATCAAATCGTTTGGGCTACTAATACACTCTATCCATTCAATGATCCGAATGTGAAAACAGTTAAGCGCTTGTCTCCTGAATATTTCTATTACTTATCTAGAGCAAAATATTGGGTAAACAATCAAAACTTCCCGCATTATGTTAATAAACATAAAGATACGATTTATATACAAACTTGGCATGGCACACCATTGAAGAAAATGTTGAATGATGTTGAAACCTTCCAAGGACGAGATGAAAATTATAAAAATAGAGTGAATCAGGCCATTAAACACTGGGACTATTTAATTTCGCCAAGTCCTTATGCGAGCAAGTGTTTTAAATCAGCATTCGATTTCCACAAAGAAATTCTTGAGGTGGGATATCCAAGAAATGATGTTTTTTATAATACGGAAAACAAAGCCATAGATGAGAAGAAAAAATTAATCAAACAAAAACTAGGTATTGAAGGTAATAAAAAAATTATTTTATACGCGCCTACTTTTAGAGATGACGAAATTAATAAAGCTAAAAAACATATCATCAATCTGAAACTTGACTTACAAAAATTGAAGGAAAGTATTGGAGATGAATATATTTTAATTTTACGTCCGCATATTATTATTAGTAATGCGTTGAAATTAAGTGAATCGCTAAAAGAATTTGTCGTTGATGGAACAAAATACCCAGAAATCAGTGATTTGTATTTAATTACAGATATATGCATCACAGACTATTCTTCAGTCATGTTTGATTTTGCAAATACGAAGAAACCATTATTATTCTTCACCTATGATTTAGATTTTTATAAGAACAAATTACGAGGCTTTTATTTCGATTTTGAAAAAGAAGCACCAGGACCTTTAATTAAAACAAATGATGGCTTAATCGAAGCAATCAAAAATATTGATAACGTACAAGAAACATATAGTGACAAATATCAAGCCTTTTACAATCGTTTCTGTACCTTTGAAAAAGGCACAGCTTCTAAAACAATAGTGGAAAAATTCTTCAAACAAGACTGA
- a CDS encoding stage II sporulation protein M: MLKSFDLDIIKRALKIFVVATICLVITTIFCYFVHPSFNELKHMGNASEKIGNTKGLEKVWKYIVNNGFRVPLQMFILALLPIPYLYLINLVVTIIMPGIALGFFLSLDVHKGLIGCIATIPHYTFEIMGFCILTSALYMLNKAITRRFTNLFRTSKKENYAIKDNLINVIKSYVLIALPLIIIAAFLETYVSNLIFNILS; this comes from the coding sequence ATGCTTAAATCATTTGATTTGGACATTATTAAACGCGCCTTAAAAATCTTTGTAGTTGCTACCATTTGTTTAGTCATTACTACGATATTCTGTTACTTTGTTCATCCATCTTTCAATGAATTGAAACATATGGGAAATGCGAGCGAAAAGATTGGCAACACGAAAGGACTCGAAAAAGTCTGGAAGTATATCGTTAATAACGGTTTCAGAGTCCCACTACAAATGTTTATTCTAGCCTTACTACCAATACCTTATCTTTATCTCATCAATTTAGTAGTAACCATCATTATGCCTGGCATTGCGTTAGGTTTCTTTCTAAGTTTAGATGTACACAAAGGTTTGATAGGATGTATTGCAACTATTCCACACTATACATTTGAAATTATGGGCTTTTGCATTTTAACAAGCGCATTGTATATGTTGAACAAAGCCATCACACGCCGCTTTACCAATCTCTTTAGGACAAGTAAAAAAGAAAACTATGCGATAAAAGATAACTTAATCAATGTAATCAAATCCTATGTATTAATCGCATTACCATTAATCATCATTGCCGCATTTTTAGAAACCTATGTATCAAATTTAATATTTAATATTTTGAGTTGA
- a CDS encoding ATP-binding protein: MKKDNLFEILKLLNDEGTSVSEFHKQLTEWTNEREKDDLDFKKDWIDNEKLAKLILSMANFGGGNVIIGVEEDDDKYIPIGLQMLKDKAEVNTQLSKFLPDSLISSIEVENFEFDDEIYKSLNGKKFQCITIKSNNNDLPYLSTKDGNYISKNRIYIRRHTSVEEANNYEITQILNKKMNAIYSETKKMDLDVHISQLKLLYENVNKSKTRLVGGIANQINHTLKNSLGHVMGYEEKYRNPNYPELDFEEFISRCIYKKQKRIENELDI, translated from the coding sequence TTGAAAAAAGACAACTTATTTGAAATATTAAAACTTTTAAATGACGAAGGGACTTCCGTATCAGAGTTTCACAAACAATTGACTGAATGGACTAACGAAAGAGAAAAAGATGATTTGGATTTTAAAAAAGATTGGATAGATAATGAAAAATTAGCTAAGTTAATTCTATCAATGGCAAATTTTGGTGGGGGCAATGTAATTATAGGTGTTGAAGAAGATGACGATAAATATATTCCAATAGGGCTTCAAATGTTAAAAGATAAAGCGGAAGTTAATACTCAATTATCTAAATTTTTACCAGATAGTCTAATTTCTAGTATAGAAGTTGAAAATTTTGAATTCGATGATGAAATTTATAAAAGTTTGAATGGAAAAAAATTTCAATGCATTACTATTAAATCTAATAACAATGACTTACCTTATTTAAGTACTAAAGACGGAAACTATATTAGTAAAAATAGAATTTATATAAGAAGACATACGAGTGTTGAAGAAGCGAATAATTATGAAATAACACAAATTTTGAATAAAAAGATGAATGCTATATATAGTGAGACTAAAAAAATGGATTTAGATGTACATATATCTCAATTGAAATTGTTATATGAAAATGTAAATAAAAGTAAAACTCGATTAGTTGGAGGAATAGCTAATCAAATAAATCATACTCTTAAGAATTCTTTAGGCCATGTGATGGGATATGAAGAAAAATATAGAAATCCTAATTATCCTGAGCTAGATTTTGAAGAATTTATAAGTCGATGTATATATAAAAAGCAAAAAAGAATAGAGAATGAATTAGATATTTGA
- a CDS encoding restriction endonuclease subunit S, with protein sequence MKEREEHMIDNKRVENLLKMGFIFQENDNQKLIYKAKYNDYLINTFTVDFSKKSYGEIYWGEIEKNVKNRRSSNLSKPEFLAQLYWVIKIIESGYSPNKVIIEQEVQLGRKSGYIDLIILDEQNIPFLILDIKSYGKEYENELRKLKKAKGQVISYYRYDHRVKYIGVATAGIINNFVNDETYIVSSENWNGLGSTDNLSDTLDTNEILENSFRISPNVSPYEAESIDLYPGDLIELTEQSSSKMFHKFLTILRKHGISDKTNAFNRVLNLFIAKIVDEFDTLNNQKLKFQILNNETDEHFIAKLENLYSKGMRDFIEINIDSDKEQSRINQIISENITNDYIKNELLKIIGHTKSKTSSNFHFKDVYDDVTFGENISLVKELVNLIAPYKLKYPKKQQFLGDFFEMILSNGFKQEAGQFFTPVPIARFMVNSLPLENMIKEKLENASPNNLLPKIIDFASGSGHFLTEYMDEIQKIINELDISNISQSSKNKINSFKASPFDWANNYVYGVDIDYRLVKTSKVSTFLNGDGNANIYRANGLDSFTSEDFKGDLHLNIHSTKNEIFDVLLANPPYHIDEFRQLLPNMDDDFLLAKYVTDNSSEIEALFIERASQLLKTGGVMGIILPSSILNTGNKIYTEARKLLLRNFKVIAIVKNPNTTFMATGTETVIIFAEKRSVAQSSNIEKQINDSVENLTKKTINEDPNFLENYANNLYQAELNEYIDFVNGYYVGDNIYFEDYYDKYQRSKKEYKDFKEFAWESEKEKMMYYALTNNEVILVQSPKKKAEEELLLGYKFSDRRGQEGIQPRVKNYFIEELSMLYGNNGNFINKIIKNAFLNKSIIPESNVEPFYSKSKLNQNIHFNANDTSFKIRIAYEGKKLIGYESEETISLSKIANLKNGTSISEKDIEIGEIPVIAGGRTPAYYSTDFNRKGDIITVSQSGAYAGYIAYHSTPIFASDSFTIEAKKDSPYTTEQIYILLKEKQNEIYKFASGSIQKHVYSEDLENFRLPMPSDEKELKHYINQISDKAKEVLTIENKIEEIQNYKSNVINSNAMEFFKEKNETLNKFHNKNILMIKGGKRIPKELDYAPFKTNHYYPGTGDFEYESINLETSNYIDEMTFSKIKNYQLLSNDIYISAAGTIGKVGKIPELEENQTISLTENAHRIRVIDESIINQDYLMYILSSDIVQKRLIEETVGVGTPKLSIDSLKNVKVPIIELSKQKEFVEKIYTINKDIENLYLKLNKLK encoded by the coding sequence ATGAAAGAAAGAGAGGAACATATGATAGATAATAAAAGGGTTGAAAATCTTCTAAAAATGGGTTTTATTTTTCAAGAAAATGATAATCAAAAACTTATTTATAAAGCAAAATATAATGATTATTTAATCAATACATTTACAGTTGACTTTTCAAAGAAATCTTATGGTGAAATATATTGGGGAGAAATTGAAAAGAATGTTAAGAATAGAAGGAGTTCAAATTTATCAAAACCTGAATTTTTAGCTCAACTTTATTGGGTTATAAAAATAATTGAATCTGGCTATTCCCCTAATAAAGTTATTATCGAACAAGAAGTACAATTAGGTAGAAAATCAGGATATATAGACTTAATAATATTAGATGAACAGAATATTCCATTTTTAATTTTAGATATAAAATCGTATGGAAAAGAATATGAAAATGAATTACGTAAATTGAAGAAAGCTAAAGGACAGGTTATAAGTTATTACCGTTATGATCATCGCGTGAAATACATTGGTGTTGCAACTGCTGGAATTATAAATAATTTTGTAAATGATGAGACATATATTGTTTCATCAGAAAATTGGAATGGATTAGGAAGTACCGATAACTTAAGTGATACTTTAGACACAAATGAAATACTTGAAAATTCTTTTAGAATATCACCTAATGTTTCTCCTTATGAGGCTGAATCAATTGATTTATATCCAGGTGATTTAATTGAATTAACTGAACAATCTTCTTCAAAAATGTTTCACAAGTTTTTAACTATTTTAAGAAAACACGGAATTTCAGATAAAACAAATGCTTTCAATAGAGTTTTAAATTTATTTATAGCAAAAATAGTTGATGAATTTGATACCCTAAATAATCAAAAATTAAAATTTCAAATATTAAATAATGAAACTGATGAGCACTTTATAGCAAAACTAGAAAATTTATACTCAAAAGGTATGAGAGATTTTATAGAAATCAATATTGATAGCGATAAAGAACAATCAAGAATAAATCAAATTATTTCAGAAAATATAACAAATGATTATATTAAAAATGAGTTATTAAAAATAATTGGGCATACTAAAAGTAAAACAAGTTCTAATTTTCATTTCAAAGATGTTTATGATGATGTAACATTTGGAGAAAATATAAGTTTAGTAAAAGAATTAGTTAACTTAATAGCTCCTTATAAATTAAAATATCCAAAAAAACAGCAGTTTTTAGGAGACTTTTTTGAAATGATACTTTCAAATGGTTTTAAACAAGAAGCAGGACAATTTTTCACTCCAGTTCCTATAGCAAGGTTTATGGTTAATTCATTACCTCTAGAAAATATGATTAAAGAAAAATTAGAGAATGCTAGTCCTAATAATTTGTTGCCAAAAATAATTGATTTTGCTTCAGGGAGTGGACACTTTTTAACAGAATACATGGATGAAATTCAAAAAATAATTAATGAATTGGATATATCTAATATTTCACAAAGTTCAAAAAATAAAATAAACAGTTTTAAAGCTTCTCCTTTTGATTGGGCTAATAATTATGTTTATGGTGTGGATATAGATTATAGATTGGTTAAAACATCGAAAGTTAGTACATTTTTAAACGGAGACGGTAATGCTAATATTTATAGAGCCAATGGTTTAGATAGCTTTACTTCTGAAGATTTCAAAGGAGATTTACATCTAAATATACATAGTACAAAAAATGAAATTTTCGACGTTTTACTTGCGAACCCCCCTTATCACATAGACGAATTTAGACAATTATTACCTAATATGGATGATGATTTTTTACTAGCTAAATATGTTACCGATAATAGTTCGGAAATTGAAGCCTTATTTATTGAAAGAGCTTCTCAACTTTTAAAAACAGGCGGAGTAATGGGGATTATATTACCTTCTTCTATATTAAATACAGGAAATAAAATTTATACAGAAGCTAGAAAATTACTTTTAAGAAATTTTAAAGTGATTGCAATTGTTAAAAATCCTAATACTACTTTTATGGCTACTGGTACCGAGACTGTGATTATATTTGCAGAAAAGCGAAGTGTAGCACAATCTTCAAACATTGAAAAACAAATTAATGATTCAGTTGAAAATCTAACTAAAAAAACGATCAATGAGGACCCTAACTTTTTAGAAAATTACGCGAATAATTTATATCAAGCAGAATTAAATGAATATATTGATTTTGTAAATGGTTATTATGTTGGGGATAATATTTATTTTGAGGATTATTATGATAAATATCAAAGAAGTAAAAAAGAGTATAAGGATTTTAAAGAGTTTGCTTGGGAAAGTGAAAAAGAAAAAATGATGTATTATGCTTTAACAAATAATGAGGTTATATTAGTACAGTCTCCTAAGAAAAAGGCTGAAGAAGAATTATTATTAGGGTATAAATTTTCTGATAGAAGAGGTCAAGAAGGTATTCAACCTAGAGTGAAAAATTACTTTATAGAAGAACTATCTATGCTTTATGGTAATAATGGCAATTTTATTAATAAAATTATTAAAAATGCATTTTTAAATAAATCAATTATACCTGAATCAAATGTTGAACCATTTTATAGTAAATCTAAACTCAATCAAAATATTCATTTTAATGCAAATGATACTTCTTTTAAAATAAGAATAGCCTATGAAGGGAAAAAACTTATTGGTTATGAAAGTGAAGAAACTATTTCATTATCGAAAATTGCTAATTTAAAGAATGGTACCTCTATATCTGAAAAAGATATTGAGATAGGAGAAATTCCTGTTATTGCAGGGGGCAGAACTCCAGCTTATTATTCAACTGATTTTAATAGAAAAGGTGATATTATAACTGTATCCCAAAGCGGAGCATATGCTGGGTATATTGCATATCATTCAACACCTATATTTGCTTCAGATAGTTTTACTATAGAGGCGAAAAAAGATTCACCTTATACAACTGAACAAATTTATATTTTACTAAAAGAAAAACAAAATGAAATTTATAAATTTGCTTCTGGTTCAATACAAAAGCATGTTTATTCAGAGGATCTTGAGAATTTCAGGCTTCCTATGCCCTCTGATGAAAAAGAATTAAAACATTATATAAATCAAATATCTGATAAAGCAAAAGAAGTTCTTACCATTGAAAATAAAATAGAAGAAATACAAAATTATAAAAGCAATGTAATTAATAGTAATGCTATGGAATTTTTTAAAGAAAAAAATGAAACCTTAAATAAATTTCATAATAAAAATATATTAATGATTAAAGGTGGTAAAAGAATACCAAAAGAACTGGATTATGCTCCATTTAAAACAAATCATTATTATCCTGGTACAGGTGATTTTGAATATGAAAGTATAAATTTAGAAACTTCTAATTATATTGATGAAATGACTTTTAGCAAAATAAAAAACTACCAATTATTGTCAAATGATATTTACATTTCAGCAGCAGGTACTATCGGGAAGGTTGGGAAAATTCCAGAATTAGAAGAAAACCAAACAATCTCTTTAACAGAGAATGCGCATAGAATAAGAGTTATAGATGAGTCTATAATTAATCAAGATTATTTAATGTATATTTTATCTAGTGATATAGTACAAAAAAGATTGATTGAAGAAACTGTGGGAGTTGGTACTCCTAAATTATCAATTGATTCATTAAAAAATGTTAAAGTACCAATTATTGAATTAAGTAAACAAAAAGAATTTGTAGAAAAAATTTATACTATAAATAAGGATATTGAGAATTTATATTTAAAATTAAATAAATTGAAATAA
- a CDS encoding restriction endonuclease subunit S codes for MTEQHNTPKLRFPEFTESWQHLTLGDIGKVAMNKRIYKNQTSEQGEIPFYKISTFGKKPTSFISREIFEEYKQKFPYPNKGDVLISASGSIGKTIEFDGEEAYFQDSNIIWLDHQNKISNKFLKQFYDTVKWDKIEGSTIKRLYNKNFLNTSIFLPTRQEQDKIGDLFEKIDKHILLQEKQIHLLKYKLNFYIKNLYSQNIVFKNKDKPYSNWKKTNIDNITNYLSSKRDARNSIENNVVSGYPIYDATKEIAQSNVYDIETQYISIIKDGSGVGRLNLREGKSSVISTMGYIIPDNINIYFLFYFLKTINFNKYIIGSTIPHLYYKDFSKEKITVPLDENEQNKIGEFLFSLDKVLLKKRYKLEKLKLRKTSLLKKMLI; via the coding sequence ATGACTGAACAACATAATACTCCAAAACTCAGATTCCCTGAATTCACTGAGAGTTGGCAACATTTAACATTAGGTGATATAGGAAAAGTCGCAATGAATAAGCGTATTTATAAAAATCAAACATCAGAACAAGGAGAAATTCCATTTTATAAAATTAGTACATTTGGTAAAAAACCAACTTCATTCATTTCAAGAGAAATTTTTGAAGAGTATAAGCAGAAATTTCCTTATCCTAACAAAGGAGATGTCTTAATTTCCGCATCAGGTAGTATAGGAAAAACTATTGAATTTGATGGTGAAGAAGCATATTTTCAAGACTCTAATATAATCTGGTTAGATCATCAAAATAAAATTAGCAATAAATTTTTAAAGCAATTTTACGATACAGTAAAGTGGGATAAAATCGAAGGAAGCACAATTAAAAGATTGTATAATAAAAACTTTTTAAACACTTCAATATTTCTTCCTACTCGTCAAGAACAAGATAAAATAGGTGACTTATTTGAAAAGATAGATAAACATATTCTCCTACAAGAAAAACAGATACATCTATTAAAATATAAATTGAATTTTTATATCAAAAACTTATATTCACAAAATATAGTTTTTAAAAATAAAGACAAGCCTTACTCTAATTGGAAAAAAACAAATATTGATAATATAACTAATTATTTAAGTTCAAAGAGAGATGCTAGGAATTCCATTGAAAATAATGTGGTTAGTGGTTATCCAATATATGATGCTACTAAAGAAATTGCGCAAAGTAATGTATATGATATAGAAACTCAATACATTTCTATTATTAAAGATGGTTCTGGAGTAGGAAGATTAAATTTAAGAGAAGGTAAATCATCAGTTATAAGTACAATGGGATATATAATACCTGATAATATAAATATTTATTTTTTATTTTACTTTTTAAAAACCATAAATTTTAATAAATATATAATTGGCAGTACTATACCACATTTGTACTATAAAGATTTCTCTAAAGAAAAAATAACTGTTCCTCTAGATGAAAATGAGCAAAATAAAATAGGTGAATTTCTCTTTTCTTTAGATAAAGTTTTATTAAAAAAGAGATATAAATTAGAGAAATTAAAATTACGCAAAACCTCACTTTTAAAGAAAATGCTTATATAA